The following are from one region of the Synechococcus sp. CBW1108 genome:
- the ychF gene encoding redox-regulated ATPase YchF yields MLKAGIVGLPNVGKSTLFNALVANAQAEAANYPFCTIEPNSGIVSVPDPRLNQLAALSSSKEIIPTKVEFVDIAGLVKGASQGEGLGNKFLANIREVDAIVHVVRCFENDDVIHVSGSVGPARDAEVINLELGLADLSQVEKRRERLKKQARTSKEAQAEDGVLERVQAELEAGGAARNLVFSAEEALLLKPLGLLTAKPIIYATNVSEDDLAGGNAYCQELAAVAKQEGAATVRISAQVEAELIELPEADRAEFLAGLGVEEGGLQSLIRATYALLGLRTYFTTGEKETRAWTIQAGMTAPQAAGVIHTDFERGFIRAQTIGTQQLLEAGSLAAARTKGWLRAEGKDYIVAEGDVMEFLFNV; encoded by the coding sequence ATGCTCAAAGCCGGAATCGTCGGACTGCCCAACGTCGGTAAGTCGACCCTGTTCAACGCCCTGGTGGCCAATGCCCAGGCCGAAGCCGCCAACTATCCCTTCTGCACGATCGAGCCCAACTCGGGCATCGTTTCGGTGCCGGATCCCCGCCTCAACCAGCTGGCGGCCCTCAGCTCCAGCAAGGAGATCATCCCCACCAAGGTGGAGTTTGTGGATATCGCCGGCCTGGTCAAGGGGGCCAGCCAGGGGGAGGGGCTGGGCAACAAGTTTCTGGCCAATATCCGCGAGGTGGACGCGATCGTGCACGTGGTGCGCTGCTTCGAGAACGACGACGTGATCCATGTGAGCGGTTCGGTGGGCCCGGCCCGCGATGCCGAGGTGATCAACCTGGAGCTGGGCCTGGCCGACCTATCCCAGGTGGAGAAACGCCGCGAGCGGCTCAAGAAGCAGGCGCGCACCAGCAAGGAGGCCCAGGCCGAAGATGGGGTTCTAGAACGGGTCCAGGCCGAGCTGGAGGCCGGCGGGGCGGCTCGCAATTTGGTGTTCAGCGCCGAGGAGGCACTGCTGCTCAAGCCCCTAGGGCTGCTCACCGCCAAGCCGATTATCTACGCCACCAACGTGAGCGAAGACGACCTGGCCGGCGGCAATGCCTATTGCCAGGAGCTGGCCGCCGTGGCCAAGCAGGAGGGGGCTGCCACCGTCCGCATCTCAGCCCAGGTGGAGGCCGAGCTGATCGAGCTGCCCGAGGCGGACCGCGCCGAATTCCTGGCGGGCCTGGGGGTTGAGGAAGGCGGCCTGCAGAGCCTGATCCGGGCCACCTATGCCCTCCTCGGCCTGCGCACCTATTTCACCACCGGCGAAAAGGAAACCCGCGCCTGGACGATCCAGGCCGGTATGACCGCCCCCCAGGCCGCCGGGGTGATCCACACCGATTTCGAGCGGGGCTTCATCCGCGCCCAGACGATTGGCACCCAGCAGCTGCTGGAGGCGGGCTCGCTGGCCGCAGCCCGCACCAAGGGCTGGCTGCGGGCCGAGGGCAAGGACTACATAGTGGCGGAAGGGGATGTGATGGAGTTTTTGTTCAACGTCTGA
- a CDS encoding type II toxin-antitoxin system PemK/MazF family toxin: MTELDSMTVALQRGLIVTVATSGVYSGKPRPAVVVQANRWLQGHPSVTLCPLTSTLLEAPLVRIPVNPSGSNRLRKPSQLMADKLFTVPTAAVGAVVGILESGTLAELDLALRSWLELP; this comes from the coding sequence ATGACGGAGTTGGACAGCATGACGGTGGCTCTACAACGGGGATTAATCGTGACGGTTGCCACCTCTGGGGTGTACTCAGGCAAGCCAAGACCAGCCGTCGTGGTGCAGGCCAATCGCTGGCTTCAAGGTCATCCAAGTGTCACGCTCTGTCCGCTGACCAGCACCCTGCTGGAGGCACCACTGGTGCGAATTCCCGTGAACCCCAGTGGCAGCAATAGGCTGCGCAAACCCTCACAGCTCATGGCAGACAAGCTTTTCACAGTGCCCACAGCCGCTGTCGGTGCCGTGGTGGGGATCCTGGAATCAGGAACCCTGGCTGAACTCGATCTCGCCCTGCGCAGCTGGCTTGAGCTGCCCTGA
- a CDS encoding ribbon-helix-helix domain-containing protein, whose product MAIGVRVAPELEQQLDRLARSMGKSRSACVREAIAQYVQRFSNNDEARRQSALIAEHSGKPNWSEQLPDWTDWTA is encoded by the coding sequence ATGGCGATCGGTGTGCGGGTGGCGCCCGAGCTGGAGCAGCAGTTGGATAGGCTGGCGCGGAGCATGGGAAAGAGCCGGAGCGCTTGTGTGCGTGAGGCGATAGCGCAATATGTGCAGCGCTTCAGTAATAACGATGAGGCTCGGCGTCAGTCGGCTTTGATTGCTGAACACAGCGGCAAACCCAACTGGAGTGAGCAACTTCCGGACTGGACTGATTGGACCGCATGA
- a CDS encoding MFS transporter, with product MCKLHRIRPSGWLDQFPAALRHVSLVRLVASVGAGGVLYLTPIVFHQEAFSAQAVTQGLALAALAGTLGRLLSGALVDRGLACSIPVLLAAVAIVLGDLRLASTSSFAGYVQGQLLLGVAAGLYWPAIELAVPLGCSSGPAPIPSARGYAMARSADAAGIATGALVGALLAAAGRLRGIYLVDSISALVLVLLLLRQPLPNPEPSAATAAAKTPWRQWLPALLPVLAISLLATSLPVLMQSALPLDLVRGGLERAAMPESLGALLVGIQLGLLVLIQWPVGQALARRPIAHGLGLSLACFAAGTVLLAFSALTRQGLWLVLLAQLPLALGAAAFLPIATEAVIELSPPEHRGLAMALFSQCFALSALAAPLLAGRALDAQRHAGGFWIGMTLLCLAGLNLVRRLKPRQAAQA from the coding sequence TTGTGCAAACTCCACCGCATCCGTCCAAGCGGATGGCTGGATCAGTTCCCGGCTGCCCTGCGCCACGTGTCCCTGGTTCGGCTGGTGGCCTCGGTGGGGGCAGGCGGGGTGCTCTACCTGACCCCGATCGTGTTCCACCAGGAAGCCTTCAGCGCCCAGGCGGTGACCCAGGGGCTGGCGCTGGCGGCCCTGGCCGGCACGTTGGGGCGCTTGCTGAGCGGCGCCCTGGTGGATCGGGGGCTGGCCTGCTCAATCCCGGTGCTGCTGGCCGCAGTGGCCATTGTGCTTGGTGACCTGCGGCTGGCGAGCACCAGCAGCTTCGCTGGCTATGTCCAGGGCCAACTGCTGCTGGGCGTAGCCGCAGGCCTCTACTGGCCGGCGATCGAGCTGGCAGTGCCACTGGGCTGCAGCTCGGGTCCAGCGCCAATCCCCTCTGCCCGGGGCTATGCCATGGCGCGCAGCGCCGATGCGGCAGGCATCGCCACGGGCGCCCTGGTGGGAGCCCTGCTGGCGGCGGCGGGGCGGCTGCGGGGGATCTACCTGGTCGACAGCATCAGCGCCCTGGTGCTCGTGCTGCTGCTGCTGCGCCAGCCCCTGCCCAACCCGGAGCCGTCCGCTGCCACCGCCGCCGCCAAGACCCCCTGGCGCCAATGGTTGCCAGCCCTGCTACCCGTGCTGGCGATCAGCCTGCTGGCCACCTCCCTACCCGTATTGATGCAAAGCGCCCTGCCTTTAGATCTGGTGCGGGGCGGGCTGGAGCGGGCGGCCATGCCCGAGAGCCTCGGCGCCCTGCTGGTTGGCATTCAGCTGGGGCTGCTGGTGTTGATCCAGTGGCCCGTGGGACAAGCCCTGGCCCGCAGGCCAATCGCCCACGGCCTCGGACTCAGCCTCGCCTGTTTTGCCGCCGGCACAGTGCTGCTGGCCTTCTCGGCCCTCACCCGCCAGGGCCTGTGGCTGGTGTTGTTGGCCCAGCTGCCCCTGGCCCTGGGGGCAGCTGCATTTCTGCCGATCGCCACCGAGGCGGTGATCGAACTGAGCCCGCCTGAACATCGGGGCCTGGCCATGGCCCTCTTCTCCCAGTGCTTTGCCCTGAGCGCCCTGGCTGCACCGCTGCTGGCGGGGCGGGCCCTCGACGCCCAGCGCCACGCCGGCGGCTTCTGGATAGGGATGACCCTGCTGTGCCTGGCGGGGCTCAACCTGGTGAGACGACTTAAACCGCGGCAGGCGGCTCAGGCTTAG
- a CDS encoding alpha/beta fold hydrolase, with amino-acid sequence MFLRPFAALLLGAMPLGAPALGGIASLLAPLPAQAADELRLQLDGLELPIDLVELEAFTRQPMQSTRPGDGNSDLAGNLAGDLGVWLNLLQPQSRRDLIRLLQAPLLQNRSFGQQLLNSWTGEQMLKEAGGLLTVTVPASKGQGPSTAPLLLASLHQLLQSQGRVSTLELLRSLPVASVTLRIDGALELASQWRRQLQRQNGALAQLRQLGLPRRSSRPLAFTGSLSRLPKRLLLTVPHRATPLPIELWPAHQPRRGPWLLVMPGLGGSPDQLSWLASALADRGWPAVVLEHPGSDQQALQASLLGDAPPPGAEALPQRLADLQAVLEAQREGHLPSFGPSPAGEQGVVLLGHSLGGLTALMAAGLVPERGLARRCELAMVSLPLANLSRLMQCQLPGIIGDGAASAAPGLAQVSQPTPLLGVVAFNGFGSLLWPYRSLQDLNLPVLLVGGSLDLVTPPVQEQLAVFARARHPRSRLVLVEGASHFSPVRIESRGEALFQLGEELVGIAPLKVQALLLNFTTEFLQGMEQPSLLSPQLREQEGVQAYVLDGGQARRWKQRIPEP; translated from the coding sequence TTGTTTCTGCGTCCCTTCGCTGCCCTGCTCCTCGGTGCCATGCCCCTCGGTGCCCCGGCCCTCGGTGGGATCGCGAGCCTGCTGGCTCCCCTGCCGGCCCAGGCTGCCGATGAGTTGCGCCTCCAGCTTGACGGGCTCGAGCTGCCGATTGATCTGGTGGAGCTGGAGGCCTTTACCCGCCAGCCGATGCAGTCCACCCGCCCCGGGGACGGCAATAGTGATCTGGCTGGGAATTTGGCTGGGGATCTAGGGGTGTGGCTCAACCTGCTCCAGCCCCAGAGCCGTCGTGACCTGATCCGGCTGCTGCAGGCCCCCCTGTTGCAGAACCGCAGCTTTGGTCAACAGCTGCTCAACAGCTGGACCGGAGAGCAGATGCTCAAGGAAGCCGGAGGGCTGCTCACCGTTACCGTCCCCGCCAGCAAGGGCCAGGGTCCCAGCACGGCCCCGTTGCTGCTGGCCAGCCTGCACCAGCTGCTGCAAAGCCAGGGCAGGGTGTCCACCCTGGAGCTGTTGCGCTCCCTGCCCGTGGCCAGTGTCACCCTGCGCATCGACGGGGCGCTGGAGCTGGCCAGCCAGTGGCGCAGGCAGCTCCAGCGTCAGAACGGCGCCCTTGCCCAGCTGCGCCAGCTGGGTTTGCCGCGGCGTAGTTCCAGGCCCCTTGCCTTTACGGGCTCCTTGAGCCGCCTGCCCAAGCGCCTGCTGTTGACCGTGCCCCACCGGGCCACGCCCCTGCCGATTGAGCTCTGGCCAGCCCACCAGCCCCGCCGGGGCCCCTGGTTGCTGGTGATGCCCGGCCTCGGCGGCAGCCCCGACCAGCTCAGCTGGCTGGCGTCAGCCCTGGCCGATCGCGGCTGGCCGGCGGTGGTGCTGGAACATCCCGGCAGCGACCAGCAGGCACTGCAGGCCTCCCTGCTGGGGGATGCGCCGCCACCGGGAGCCGAAGCCCTGCCCCAGCGCCTCGCCGACCTACAGGCCGTGCTGGAGGCCCAGCGGGAGGGTCACTTGCCTTCCTTTGGCCCTTCGCCGGCCGGCGAACAGGGGGTGGTGCTGCTAGGCCATTCCCTTGGGGGCTTGACGGCGCTGATGGCTGCTGGTCTGGTGCCGGAGCGGGGTTTGGCCCGGCGTTGTGAGCTGGCCATGGTTTCCTTGCCGCTCGCCAACCTCTCGCGGCTGATGCAATGCCAGCTGCCCGGGATCATCGGGGATGGGGCGGCCAGCGCCGCACCGGGGCTCGCCCAGGTTTCCCAGCCCACCCCGTTGCTGGGGGTGGTGGCTTTCAATGGTTTCGGCAGCCTGCTCTGGCCCTACCGGAGCCTGCAGGATCTCAATCTGCCCGTGCTGCTGGTGGGAGGCAGCCTTGATCTGGTCACCCCCCCTGTTCAGGAGCAGTTGGCGGTGTTCGCCCGGGCCCGCCACCCCCGCAGCCGGCTGGTGCTGGTGGAGGGAGCCAGCCACTTTTCGCCCGTGCGGATTGAAAGCCGGGGCGAGGCCCTGTTTCAACTGGGAGAGGAGCTGGTGGGCATCGCGCCGCTCAAGGTGCAGGCCCTTTTGCTCAACTTCACCACTGAATTTCTCCAGGGTATGGAGCAGCCCAGCCTGCTTTCCCCCCAGCTTCGCGAGCAGGAGGGCGTGCAGGCCTACGTGCTTGACGGCGGCCAGGCCCGCCGTTGGAAACAGCGGATTCCGGAGCCCTGA
- a CDS encoding ABC transporter permease, with amino-acid sequence MSRRRALLRYLAARLALAPLMLLLIASLVFLLLRLAPGDPIDALLGTRAPESARAALRTQLGLDQPLLQQYGTFLGKLLHGDLGASLTNQEPVTAVIRQSLPASLELGVVALLLAALVGLAVGFSGIARPEGKLDLAGRLYGIGTYALPPFWAAMVVQLVFAVWLGWLPVGGRFPPTLLPPEGSGFYLFDSLRSGLATGQWQQLAGSVRHLVLPAATLGLLLSGIFANALRLNLRRTLGSDYVEAARSRGLGEARVVLRHALPNALLPVLTITGITVASLIGGALLIEVTYSWPGIAFRLQEAISQRDYPLVQGIVVVVAGLVVLVTVVVDLVVALLDPRISF; translated from the coding sequence ATGAGCCGCCGTCGCGCCCTGCTGCGCTACCTGGCCGCCCGGCTTGCCCTGGCGCCGCTGATGCTCTTGCTGATCGCCAGCCTGGTTTTCCTGCTGCTGCGGCTGGCTCCAGGCGATCCGATCGATGCCCTGCTCGGCACCCGCGCCCCCGAGAGCGCCCGGGCGGCCCTGCGGACCCAGCTGGGTCTCGACCAGCCCCTGCTGCAGCAATACGGCACCTTCCTGGGCAAGCTGCTGCATGGCGATCTGGGCGCCTCCCTCACCAACCAGGAACCCGTCACGGCGGTGATCCGCCAGAGCCTGCCGGCGTCCCTGGAGCTGGGGGTGGTGGCATTGCTGCTGGCGGCGCTGGTGGGCCTGGCGGTGGGCTTCTCCGGCATCGCCCGGCCCGAGGGCAAGCTCGACCTGGCCGGCCGTCTCTATGGCATCGGCACCTATGCCCTGCCGCCCTTCTGGGCGGCGATGGTGGTGCAGCTGGTGTTTGCCGTGTGGCTGGGCTGGCTGCCGGTGGGGGGCCGCTTCCCGCCCACCCTGCTGCCACCGGAAGGCAGCGGCTTCTACCTATTTGACAGCCTGCGCTCTGGCCTGGCCACGGGCCAATGGCAGCAGCTGGCGGGCAGTGTGCGGCACCTGGTGCTGCCGGCGGCCACCCTGGGCCTGCTGCTGAGCGGCATCTTCGCCAATGCTTTGCGGCTCAACCTGCGCCGCACCCTCGGCTCCGACTATGTGGAGGCGGCCCGCAGCCGTGGCCTGGGCGAAGCCCGGGTGGTGCTGCGCCATGCCCTGCCCAACGCCCTGCTGCCGGTGCTGACAATCACGGGCATCACGGTGGCATCGCTGATCGGCGGCGCCCTGCTGATCGAGGTCACCTACTCCTGGCCAGGCATCGCCTTCCGGCTGCAGGAAGCGATCAGCCAGCGCGACTACCCATTGGTGCAGGGGATTGTCGTGGTGGTAGCTGGCCTGGTGGTGCTGGTGACGGTGGTAGTGGACCTGGTGGTGGCCCTGCTGGATCCCCGCATCAGCTTCTGA
- a CDS encoding ABC transporter substrate-binding protein, with the protein MPRAPRLIKSLIQSPVKKTLAQPLPLALLIGSLGLVLLLSSCRAPRPSHGGIKRLVVASKNRVDTVDPAGGYTFGAMQLLSAIGDPLYAINARGQLEPRLALAPPQVSADGLTARVELRQGVRFHDGTPFNAAAMVFTLERFLAIGKLSYLLGDRVSGVRAVGPYTLELTLKRPFSALAELLSAVNLTPLSPSAYRNHRKSFLNDRFVGTGPYRLSFFTNQQQRLEPFAGYWGARAANGGIDLVSLSNSTALFGALQSGEVDVLLSTSLEIDQQAALRRSATAGKLQEGSGPALEIGYLTLLTDQPPLNDPRLRQAVAYSLDRATISRRVTLGLRPPLRDLVPPSLKGSDPTAWPSYSPPRARALYRQAGYCQGKRLSLPLTFRSNIPADRMFALTWQAQLRQDLGDCVELEVTGMEATTAYRQLGEGAFPLILLEWMGDFPDADNYLVPLLGCEEARGERCLKGASAASGSFWAKPGLQQELERSASLTGPARAAQLRRIQRQTAAANPYLPVWLVAPRAWAQRNVSQPRFDGSGRLLLQELNKP; encoded by the coding sequence TTGCCCCGCGCCCCGCGGCTGATCAAGTCGTTGATCCAGTCGCCAGTCAAAAAAACCCTGGCCCAGCCCCTCCCCCTGGCCCTGTTGATTGGCAGCCTGGGGCTGGTGCTTCTCCTTTCAAGCTGTAGGGCGCCCAGGCCCAGCCATGGGGGGATCAAGCGCCTGGTGGTTGCCAGCAAAAACCGGGTGGACACGGTTGATCCAGCCGGTGGCTACACCTTCGGAGCCATGCAGCTTTTGAGCGCGATCGGCGATCCGCTCTATGCCATCAATGCCCGCGGCCAGCTGGAGCCGCGCCTGGCGCTAGCCCCGCCTCAAGTCAGTGCCGATGGGCTGACGGCCCGGGTGGAGCTGCGCCAGGGCGTGCGCTTCCACGACGGCACGCCCTTCAACGCTGCGGCCATGGTGTTCACCCTGGAGCGCTTCCTGGCGATCGGCAAGCTCAGTTATCTCCTGGGGGATCGGGTGAGCGGGGTGCGGGCCGTGGGGCCCTACACGCTTGAGCTGACCCTCAAGCGCCCCTTCAGCGCCCTGGCAGAGCTGCTCAGCGCCGTCAACCTCACGCCCCTCTCGCCCAGCGCCTACCGCAATCACCGCAAGAGCTTCCTCAACGACCGCTTCGTCGGCACAGGGCCCTACCGGCTCAGCTTCTTCACCAACCAGCAGCAGCGGCTGGAGCCCTTCGCCGGCTACTGGGGAGCCAGAGCGGCCAACGGCGGCATCGACCTGGTGTCCCTCAGTAATTCCACCGCCCTGTTCGGCGCCCTGCAGAGCGGCGAAGTGGACGTGTTGCTCTCCACCAGCCTGGAGATCGACCAGCAGGCGGCCCTGCGCCGCAGCGCCACGGCAGGCAAGCTGCAGGAGGGCAGCGGGCCAGCCCTCGAGATCGGCTATCTCACCCTGCTCACCGACCAGCCGCCCCTCAACGATCCCCGGCTGCGCCAGGCCGTGGCCTACAGCCTCGATCGGGCCACCATCAGCCGCCGGGTCACCCTGGGCCTGCGACCGCCGCTGCGGGATCTGGTACCCCCCAGCCTCAAGGGCTCCGACCCCACCGCCTGGCCCAGCTACAGCCCGCCCCGGGCCCGCGCCCTCTACCGCCAGGCCGGCTACTGCCAGGGCAAGCGGCTCAGCCTGCCGCTCACCTTCCGCTCCAACATTCCCGCTGACCGGATGTTTGCCCTGACCTGGCAGGCCCAGCTGCGCCAAGATCTGGGCGACTGCGTCGAACTCGAGGTGACCGGCATGGAGGCCACCACCGCCTACCGCCAGCTGGGGGAGGGAGCCTTCCCGCTGATCCTGCTGGAGTGGATGGGCGACTTCCCCGACGCCGACAACTACCTGGTGCCCCTGCTGGGCTGTGAGGAGGCCCGCGGTGAGCGCTGTCTCAAGGGGGCCAGCGCCGCCAGTGGCAGTTTCTGGGCCAAACCAGGGCTGCAGCAGGAGCTGGAGCGCAGTGCCTCCCTGACCGGCCCCGCCCGGGCCGCCCAGCTGCGCCGCATCCAGCGCCAAACCGCCGCTGCCAACCCCTACCTGCCGGTATGGCTGGTGGCACCCCGGGCCTGGGCCCAGCGGAATGTGAGCCAGCCCCGTTTCGACGGCTCCGGCCGGCTGCTGCTGCAGGAGCTCAACAAGCCATGA
- a CDS encoding homoserine dehydrogenase: MTIGIGLLGLGTVGAGVAAILASPEGRHPLVAELALCRVAVRDLARPRPVALASDLLTTDPRAVIEDPAVEIVVEVMGGLEPARSLILQAIAAGKPVVTANKAVIARYGEEIAAAAAAHGVYVLIEAAVGGGIPIIEPLKQSLGANRIQRVSGIINGTTNYILSRMAAEGAAYADVLADAQRLGYAEADPAADVQGGDAADKIAILAGLAYGGSVPRDAIPTAGIDQLDARDVAYAAQLGFVVKLLAVAEAMPNEVAMPSAGGQAEQLLDVRVHATLLPKAHPLAGVNGVNNAILVEGDPVGEVMFYGPGAGAGPTASAVVADILNIAGIRQVIHQMGNQLGNQMGSGGKSPLDPLLAASSWRPCRLVDSAITKHRNYVRLRTGDQAGVIGKIGTCFGEAGVSIQSIVQFETQSAGDAEIVVITHEVCEANFRQALAGITALSDVHAVAACLRTL; encoded by the coding sequence ATGACCATCGGCATCGGCTTGCTCGGGCTCGGCACGGTGGGGGCAGGGGTGGCGGCCATCCTGGCGAGCCCGGAGGGGCGCCATCCGCTGGTGGCAGAGCTGGCCCTGTGCCGGGTGGCGGTGCGCGACCTGGCCCGTCCGCGGCCGGTGGCGCTGGCGAGCGACCTGCTGACCACAGATCCCAGGGCAGTGATCGAAGACCCTGCTGTCGAGATCGTGGTGGAGGTGATGGGCGGCCTCGAGCCTGCCCGCTCCCTGATCCTGCAGGCGATCGCCGCCGGCAAGCCGGTGGTGACCGCAAACAAGGCGGTGATCGCCCGTTACGGCGAGGAGATCGCCGCCGCCGCCGCCGCCCATGGCGTGTACGTGTTGATCGAGGCCGCTGTGGGCGGGGGCATTCCAATCATCGAACCGCTCAAGCAATCCCTCGGCGCAAACCGCATCCAGCGGGTCAGCGGCATCATCAACGGCACCACCAACTACATCCTCAGCCGCATGGCGGCCGAGGGAGCGGCCTACGCCGACGTACTGGCCGATGCCCAGCGGCTGGGCTACGCCGAAGCCGATCCCGCAGCTGATGTGCAGGGGGGGGATGCGGCCGACAAGATCGCCATCCTGGCCGGCCTGGCCTACGGCGGCAGCGTGCCCCGGGACGCCATCCCCACCGCGGGCATCGACCAGCTCGACGCCCGCGATGTGGCCTATGCGGCCCAGCTGGGCTTTGTGGTGAAGCTGCTGGCAGTCGCCGAGGCTATGCCTAATGAAGTGGCTATGCCCAGCGCTGGCGGGCAGGCCGAGCAGCTGCTCGATGTGCGGGTCCATGCCACCCTGCTGCCCAAGGCCCATCCCCTGGCCGGGGTGAATGGCGTCAACAACGCAATCCTGGTGGAAGGGGATCCGGTCGGTGAAGTGATGTTTTACGGGCCCGGAGCCGGGGCCGGGCCGACGGCATCGGCCGTCGTGGCCGACATCCTCAACATCGCCGGCATCCGCCAAGTGATCCACCAGATGGGCAACCAGTTGGGAAACCAGATGGGCAGTGGCGGCAAATCCCCCCTCGATCCGCTGCTGGCGGCCAGCAGCTGGCGCCCCTGCCGCCTGGTGGACAGCGCCATCACCAAACATCGCAACTACGTGCGGCTGCGCACCGGCGACCAGGCGGGTGTGATCGGCAAGATCGGCACCTGCTTCGGGGAGGCGGGGGTATCGATCCAGTCGATCGTGCAGTTCGAGACCCAGAGCGCCGGCGACGCCGAAATCGTGGTGATCACCCACGAGGTGTGCGAAGCCAACTTCCGCCAGGCCCTGGCCGGCATTACCGCCCTCAGCGACGTCCACGCCGTGGCCGCCTGTCTCCGCACCCTCTAG
- a CDS encoding SufE family protein — MAAPTGSPALDHIVERLAGTADPRRRYEYVLWLAKKLAPLPEEFRNEAFKVKGCVSQVFVAGELVNGTLHWRGDSDAAITKGLLALLIEGLEGLTPEQAAGIDPAFIAATGLQTSLTPSRANGFLNILLKMQAQAQCLAA; from the coding sequence ATGGCCGCCCCCACGGGCAGTCCCGCCCTGGACCACATCGTTGAACGCCTGGCCGGCACTGCGGACCCCAGGCGCCGCTACGAATATGTGCTCTGGCTGGCCAAGAAGCTCGCCCCCCTACCTGAGGAGTTCCGCAACGAAGCCTTCAAGGTGAAGGGCTGCGTCTCCCAGGTGTTTGTAGCTGGGGAGCTGGTCAACGGCACCCTTCACTGGCGCGGCGATTCGGACGCCGCCATCACCAAGGGGCTGCTGGCCCTGTTGATCGAAGGCCTGGAGGGGCTGACGCCAGAGCAAGCGGCAGGAATCGATCCGGCCTTCATCGCCGCCACCGGCCTGCAGACCAGCCTGACGCCATCGCGGGCCAACGGCTTCCTCAACATCCTGCTGAAGATGCAGGCCCAGGCCCAATGCCTGGCGGCTTGA
- a CDS encoding 5-formyltetrahydrofolate cyclo-ligase has product MSASGGATKASLRRHFRALRQGLVERAQPAIEAQAQRQVAGLLDDGRLLGLYCPLPGEINLLSLQNLLPGRLALPAITASPRDPSARLVYRPWRAGDPLEPDGCRIPAPLAGAGELPAPALGLLLVPALACDASGIRLGYGGGWYDRLRADLAWAQVPVVAVLPRGCRVERLPRDPWDVPLQGWLDEDGLAWLDW; this is encoded by the coding sequence ATGAGCGCCAGCGGCGGAGCCACCAAGGCGAGCCTGCGCCGTCACTTCCGGGCCCTGCGCCAGGGGTTGGTAGAAAGAGCCCAACCGGCCATTGAGGCCCAGGCCCAGCGGCAGGTGGCCGGCCTGCTGGACGATGGCCGCCTACTTGGCCTCTACTGCCCCTTGCCCGGCGAAATCAACCTGCTCTCGCTGCAAAACCTGCTGCCCGGCCGACTGGCCCTGCCTGCGATCACGGCAAGCCCACGGGATCCAAGTGCCCGGTTGGTCTACCGGCCCTGGCGGGCAGGTGATCCCCTGGAGCCAGATGGTTGCCGCATCCCAGCGCCGCTGGCCGGCGCTGGGGAGCTGCCAGCGCCGGCGCTGGGGCTGCTGCTGGTTCCAGCCCTGGCCTGCGACGCCTCCGGAATCCGCCTGGGCTATGGCGGTGGCTGGTATGACCGGTTGCGGGCCGACCTGGCCTGGGCCCAGGTGCCAGTAGTGGCGGTGCTGCCGCGGGGCTGCCGGGTGGAGCGCCTGCCCCGAGATCCCTGGGATGTGCCCCTCCAGGGCTGGCTGGATGAGGACGGCCTGGCCTGGCTGGACTGGTGA
- the ruvC gene encoding crossover junction endodeoxyribonuclease RuvC, translating into MRILGIDPGLARVGYGVIEVEEQRGGAQHLLDCGIIRTEPGRSEGERMVEIARDLRVLIRTWKPQLAVVEKFFFYRSSTTISVVQARGVLMMTLARFGVAVVEFPPMQIKQALTGHGHAQKEEVLEAVMRELNLDTPPSPDDAADALAAALTGWFQR; encoded by the coding sequence GTGCGCATCCTCGGCATCGATCCCGGCCTGGCCCGCGTTGGCTATGGGGTGATCGAGGTGGAGGAGCAGCGCGGCGGCGCCCAGCACCTGCTGGACTGCGGCATCATCCGCACCGAACCGGGCCGCAGCGAGGGCGAGCGGATGGTGGAGATCGCCCGCGACCTGCGGGTACTGATCCGCACCTGGAAGCCCCAGCTGGCGGTGGTGGAGAAGTTTTTCTTCTACCGCTCCAGCACCACGATCTCGGTGGTCCAAGCCCGGGGGGTGCTGATGATGACTCTGGCCCGCTTTGGCGTGGCGGTGGTGGAATTTCCGCCGATGCAGATCAAGCAGGCCCTCACCGGCCATGGCCACGCCCAGAAAGAGGAGGTGCTTGAGGCGGTGATGCGGGAGCTCAACCTCGACACCCCGCCCAGCCCCGACGACGCCGCCGATGCCCTGGCCGCCGCCCTGACGGGCTGGTTCCAGCGATGA